The following are encoded in a window of Vigna unguiculata cultivar IT97K-499-35 chromosome 8, ASM411807v1, whole genome shotgun sequence genomic DNA:
- the LOC114194083 gene encoding D-3-phosphoglycerate dehydrogenase 1, chloroplastic-like, producing MASSACTKPIFPSSFTLSSSSSSESKSKLSHVSFTNAIPIYRKLSHANPSKRSLAVNNALKTVDPTATSVGSSNSEDVGFLGEKPTILVSEKLGEAGLNVLRSVGHVECAYELSQEELCTKISCCDALIVRSGTKVTREVFEAGKGRLKVVGRAGVGIDNVDLQAATEFGCLVVNAPTANTIAAAEHGIALLAAMARNIAQADASTKAGKWQRSKYVGVSMVGKTLAVMGFGKVGSEVARRAKGLGMHVIAHDPYAPADRARAIGVELVSFAQAIATADFISLHMPLTSTTNKIFNDDTFAKMKKGVRIVNVARGGVIDEDALVRALDNGIVAQAALDVFTEEPPSKDSKLVQHENVTVTPHLGASTKEAQEGVAIEIAEAVLGALKGELSATAVNAPMVAPEVLSELAPYVVLAEKLGRLAVQLVCGGSGIKSVKVVYRSARGPDDLDTRLLRAMVTKGIIEPISNTIVNLVNADFIAKQRGLRISEERVVVDSSPELPVDSIQVQISSVDSKFASAIAEGGHISIDGKVKFGEPHLTCVGSFDVDVSLQGNLILCRQVDQPGMIGRVGNILGEQNVNVSFMSVGRTSRRKKAIMAIGVDEEPNKQALDNIGAVPAIEEFVFLKL from the exons aTGGCGTCCTCTGCCTGCACCAAACCCATCTTCCCCTCATCCTTCAccctttcttcttcatcttcttcagaATCAAAGTCAAAACTTTCTCACGTGTCGTTCACCAACGCCATACCCATCTACCGAAAACTCTCCCATGCTAACCCCTCCAAACGCTCTTTGGCGGTCAACAATGCTTTGAAAACAGTTGACCCGACAGCAACCTCGGTGGGGAGCTCGAACTCCGAGGATGTCGGGTTCTTGGGTGAAAAGCCGACGATCTTGGTCTCCGAGAAACTTGGAGAGGCGGGGCTCAACGTGTTACGCAGTGTGGGGCACGTGGAATGCGCGTACGAGCTCTCGCAGGAGGAGCTCTGCACCAAGATCTCGTGCTGCGACGCTTTGATTGTGAGGAGCGGAACCAAGGTGACGAGGGAAGTGTTTGAGGCTGGAAAAGGGAGGTTGAAGGTGGTGGGAAGAGCCGGTGTGGGCATTGACAACGTGGATCTGCAAGCAGCCACTGAGTTTGGCTGCCTCGTCGTGAACGCGCCCACCGCCAACACTATCGCCGCCGCCGAGCACGGGATCGCTCTTCTCGCCGCCATGGCCCGCAACATTGCCCAGGCTGACGCCTCCACCAAAGCTG GAAAATGGCAGAGAAGCAAGTATGTGGGAGTTTCGATGGTTGGAAAGACATTAGCAGTGATGGGTTTTGGAAAAGTTGGATCTGAAGTGGCGAGGCGTGCAAAAGGGTTGGGCATGCACGTGATTGCTCATGACCCTTATGCTCCGGCTGATAGAGCCCGTGCTATTGGCGTGGAGCTTGTGTCCTTTGCTCAGGCTATCGCCACTGCAGATTTCATCTCCCTCCACATGCCACTCACTTCAACCACCAACAAGATCTTCAATGACGACACTTTTGCCAAGATGAAGAAGGGAGTTCGCATCGTCAACGTTGCCAGAGGAGGAGTTATTGATGAAGATGCATTAGTAAGAGCCCTTGACAATGGAATCGTTGCACAG GCAGCTCTTGATGTCTTCACCGAAGAACCTCCATCCAAAGACAGTAAGTTAGTGCAGCACGAGAATGTCACTGTTACCCCTCATCTTGGAGCTAGCACCAAAGAGGCACAG GAGGGTGTTGCTATTGAAATAGCAGAGGCTGTGTTAGGAGCATTGAAAGGGGAACTCTCAGCAACTGCTGTCAATGCTCCAATGGTTGCTCCTGAG GTGCTGTCAGAATTGGCCCCATATGTGGTGCTAGCTGAGAAGCTGGGGAGACTTGCTGTGCAGTTGGTGTGTGGAGGAAGTGGGATAAAATCTGTGAAGGTGGTTTATCGATCAGCGAGAGGCCCAGATGACTTGGACACTAGACTTCTGCGAGCCATGGTTACAAAGGGCATCATTGAGCCAATATCAAACACCATTGTGAACCTTGTGAATGCAGATTTCATAGCAAAGCAGAGAGGGCTTCGCATAAGCGAGGAAAGAGTGGTTGTTGATTCATCTCCTGAGCTTCCTGTTGATTCCATCCAGGTACAGATCTCGAGCGTGGACTCCAAATTTGCAAGTGCTATAGCAGAGGGTGGTCATATCAGCATCGATGGAAAAGTGAAGTTCGGTGAACCTCACCTCACATGTGTGGGGTCCTTCGATGTGGATGTGAGCTTGCAGGGGAATCTAATCCTGTGCCGACAGGTGGATCAGCCCGGCATGATTGGTCGTGTCGGAAACATTCTTGGTGAGCAGAACGTGAATGTTAGCTTTATGAGTGTGGGAAGAACATCTCGTAGGAAGAAGGCCATCATGGCTATTGGTGTCGATGAAGAACCAAACAAGCAGGCTCTTGACAACATTGGAGCTGTGCCTGCCATTGAAGAGTTTGTTTTCCTCAAGCTGTAG
- the LOC114194348 gene encoding U1 small nuclear ribonucleoprotein A, whose translation MAGTGIHPYHQQWPPAAAAPPPPPPAAAAAPPHAGDEVRTIFITGLPEDVKERELQNLLRWLPGFEASQLNFKAEKPMGFALFTAPHQALAAKDILQDMLFDPDTKSVLHTEMAKKNLFVKRGIGADAGAFDQSKRLRTAGDYTHTAYTSPSPFHPPPPPVWGPHGYMAPPPPPPYDPYAGYPVAPVPMPTPAPIAAPSSYVPVQNTKDNPPCNTLFIGNLGENINEEEVRGLFSVQPGFKQMKILRQERHTVCFIEFEDVNSATNVHHNLQGAVIPSSGSVGMRIQYSKNPFGKRKDNIPIAVPTANGAPPTMTYQ comes from the exons ATGGCTGGCACCGGCATCCACCCATACCATCAGCAATGGCCCCCAGCGGCGGCGGCTCCTCCTCCGCCACCTCCAGCggccgccgccgcacctcctcacGCCGGCGATGAGGTTCGAACGATATTCATAACCGGTCTTCCCGAAGACGTGAAAGAGAGGGAACTTCAGAATCTGCTGAGATGGTTACCCGGCTTTGAAGCTTCTCAATTGAATTTTAAAGCGGAAAAGCCAATGGGCTTCGCTCTGTTCACGGCTCCGCACCAAGCACTGGCGGCCAAAGATATTCTCCAGGACATGCTCTTCGATCCCGACACCAAGTCCGTTCTCCACACTGAGATGGCCAAAAAGAATCTCTTCGTGAAAAGGG GAATTGGAGCTGATGCGGGTGCTTTTGACCAAAGTAAACGATTAAGAACGGCTGGGGATTATACACATACTGCTTATACATCTCCGTCCCCTTTTCATCCTCCCCCGCCACCTGTTTGGGGTCCACATGG ATACATGGCTCCGCCGCCACCTCCTCCATATGATCCATATGCGGGCTATCCGGTTGCACCTGTACCAATGCCTACTCCTGCACCCATAGCAGCACCTAGTAGTTATGTTCCAGTTCAG aACACAAAAGATAACCCTCCTTGCAACACCCTGTTTATTGGGAATTTGGGAGAGAACATAAACGAGGAAGAAGTAAGGGGCCTTTTCAGTGT ACAACCCGGTTTTAAGCAAATGAAGATTTTGAGACAGGAGAGGCATACAGTTTGCTTCATTGAGTTTGAA GACGTGAATAGTGCTACCAATGTGCACCATAACCTGCAGGGTGCTGTTATCCCAAGTTCTGGCTCCGTTGGCATGCGGATACA ATATTCAAAAAATCCATTTGGAAAGAGGAAAGATAATATTCCTATTGCTGTTCCCACTGCTAATGGAGCTCCACCAACAATGACTTATCAGTAG
- the LOC114194367 gene encoding exocyst complex component EXO84B produces the protein MATGKTTRSRSSVTSAKENGPKLEEGLNPFKTEKFDAESYVQSNCSLNDKEIKQLCTYLVDLKKASAEEMRRSVYANYAAFIRTSKEISDLEGELSSIRNLLSTQAALIHGLAEGVHIESLSISNSDGFSVNATSDSEDKEISDLDKWLVEFPDLLDVLLAERRVEEALAALDEGERVVSEAKEMKFISPLVLLSLQNSIAERRQKLADQLTEAACQPSTRGAELRASVSALKRLGDGPNAHSLLLNAHQQRYQYNMQSLRPSSTSYGGAYTAALAQLVFSAVAQAASDSLAIFGEEPAYTSELVMWATKQTEAFALLVKRHALASSAAAGGLRAAAECVQIALGHCSLLEARGLALCPVLLKLFRPSVEQALDANLKRIQESTAALAAADDWVLTYPPTASRQSSRPSSLSISNSTAFQHKLTSSAHRFNLMVQDFFEDVGPLLSMQLGGQALEGLFQVFNSYVNTLIKALPGSMEEEASFEDSGNKIVRMAETEDQQIALLANASLLADELLPRAAMKLSPINQAAYNDDNRRRNSERQNRHPEQREWRRRLVGSVDRLKDSFCRQHALDLIFTEEGDSHLTADMYINMDGNAEEIEWLPSLIFQELFVKLNRMANIAADMFVGRERFATLLLMRLTETVMLWLSEDQSFWDDIEEGPRPLGPLGLQQFYLDMKFVVCFASHGRYLSRNLQRIVNEIITKAMAAFSATGMDPYRELPEDEWFNDICQDVMERLSGKPKEINGEREVSSPTASVSAQSISSVRSHNSS, from the exons ATGGCGACGGGGAAGACGACTCGGTCGAGAAGCTCAGTGACGAGTGCGAAGGAAAATGGACCTAAGCTTGAAGAAGGTCTCAATCCCTTCAAGACTGAAAAATTCGACGCAGAGTCCTATGTGCAGTCCAATTGCTCCCTCAACGATAAG GAAATTAAGCAATTGTGCACATATTTGGTGGACTTGAAGAAGGCATCTGCTGAGGAGATGCGTCGAAGTGTCTATGCTAACTATGCAGCCTTCATACG AACATCTAAGGAGATATCTGATTTGGAGGGGGAGCTTTCATCTATTAGAAACCTGCTCTCTACACAAGCTGCCTTGATACATGGTTTAGCTGAAGGAGTTCACATCGAATCATTATCAATTTCAAATTCTGATGGTTTTTCTGTAAATGCTACATCAGATTCCGAAGATAAGGAGATATCAGACCTAGACAAATGGTTGGTAGAGTTTCCTGATCTCTTGGATGTTCTCTTGGCTGAAAGGCGGGTGGAAGAGGCTTTGGCTGCTCTCGATGAAGGAGAGCGTGTAGTTTCTGAGGCTAAAGAGATGAAGTTTATCAGCCCGTTGGTACTTTTGTCCCTACAGAATTCCATTGCTGAACGTAGACAAAAGCTAGCCGATCAGTTAACTGAAGCTGCTTGTCAACCCTCCACACGTGGTGCTGAGCTCCGTGCATCAGTTTCCGCCCTTAAAAGGCTTGGAGATGGTCCCAATGCCCACAGCTTGCTACTTAATGCCCATCAACAACGGTATCAGTATAATATGCAAAGTCTCCGACCATCAAGCACCTCATATGGTGGAGCATATACTGCTGCTCTAGCCCAACTGGTATTCTCTGCAGTTGCTCAAGCTGCCAGTGATTCTTTGGCTATTTTTGGTGAGGAGCCAGCTTATACTTCGGAACTTGTGATGTGGGCTACAAAGCAAACAGAGGCCTTTGCTCTTCTGGTGAAAAGGCATGCATTAGCTTCATCAGCAGCTGCAGGAGGTTTAAGAGCTGCTGCAGAGTGTGTTCAAATAGCATTGGGTCATTGCTCATTGTTGGAAGCTCGTGGTCTAGCCCTTTGTCCCGTGCTGTTGAAACTTTTTAGGCCTAGTGTTGAGCAAGCACTAGATGCTAATTTGAAACGAATTCAAGAGAGTACTGCTGCTTTGGCCGCGGCTGATGATTGGGTACTTACATACCCTCCTACAGCTAGTCGTCAGAGTAGTAGGCCTTCAAGTTTATCCATTAGTAATTCAACAGCATTTCAACATAAACTTACAAGCAGTGCCCATCGCTTTAATTTGATGGTCCAG GACTTCTTTGAGGATGTAGGACCACTGCTTAGCATGCAGTTGGGAGGCCAAGCCCTGGAGGGATTGTTTCAAGTATTTAACTCCTATGTGAACACGCTCATAAAAGCATTACCAGGATCAATGGAGGAAGAGGCGAGCTTTGAAGATTCTGGAAACAAAATTGTACGCATGGCTGAGACTGAGGATCAGCAAATTGCATTGTTAGCAAATGCCTCATTACTAGCTGATGAACTACTTCCACGTGCAGCTATGAAGCTTTCCCCCATAAATCAAGCTGCCTACAATGATGATAATCGAAGAAGAAACTCCGAAAGACAAAATCGTCATCCTGAACAAAGAGAATGGAGGAGAAGACTTGTTGGTTCAGTGGACAGATTAAAAGATTCATTCTGTCGTCAACATGCACTGGATCTAATTTTTACTGAGGAAGGTGATAGTCATCTTACTGCTGACATGTATATAAATATGGATGGAAATGCTGAAGAAATTGAATGGCTTCCATCTTTGATTTTTCAG GAGCTTTTTGTAAAACTAAACCGAATGGCCAATATAGCAGCAGATATGTTTGTAGGGAGGGAAAGATTTGCTACGCTGCTCTTGATGAGACTTACAGAAACTGTTATGTTGTGGCTTTCAGAAGACCAGAGCTTTTGGGATGATATTGAGGAAGGGCCCAGGCCGTTAGGTCCCCTTGGTCTTCAACAG TTCTATCTGGATATGAAGTTTGTCGTATGTTTTGCTTCGCACGGTCGGTACTTGTCAAGAAATTTGCAACGAATTGTGAATGAGATTATAACAAAAGCGATGGCGGCATTTTCTGCAACAGGGATGGATCCATATAG AGAACTGCCAGAAGACGAATGGTTTAACGACATATGTCAAGATGTAATGGAGAGACTAAGTGGAAAGCCAAAAGAAATAAATGGGGAGAGAGAAGTTAGCAGCCCTACTGCGTCGGTGTCTGCTCAGTCAATTTCATCTGTGAGATCGCATAATAGTTCGTGA
- the LOC114193412 gene encoding ATP synthase subunit epsilon, mitochondrial → MASSGAVPFWRAAGMTYITYSNICANLVRNCLKEPYKAEALSREKVHFSFSKWVEGKPEKPTIRSDTPGQ, encoded by the exons ATGGCGTCGAGCGGAGCGGTGCCGTTTTGGAGAGCAGCGGGTATGACCTACATCACGTATTCTAACATATGCGCCAATCTCGTCAGAAATTGCCTCAAGGAACCCTACAAGGCTGAAGCCCTCTCTCGTGAGAAGGTCCATTTCTCTTTCTCCAAATGGGTCGAGGGCAAGCCTGAAAAACCAA ctATTCGTTCTGACACCCCAGGGCAGTGA